The proteins below come from a single Magallana gigas chromosome 10, xbMagGiga1.1, whole genome shotgun sequence genomic window:
- the LOC117683539 gene encoding carboxylesterase 1C isoform X2 yields the protein MIKFYIFTIILVVSLVKGDDVVNAVEVKTTSGWVRGYEENFDDGKVFRFVKIPFAKPPIGELRFRPPQPIGEWEKVQGISGEKSPSCPQWYFPFPGFNSSQTEEDCLYLNIYVPGKISTARNLSVMVWIHGGGFIFGAANQYKPQPMVLKGDVIVVTINYRLGLLGFFTMHDPLLSGNYGIMDQIEALRWIHNNIASFGGNPNSVTIFGESAGGMAVSLLTLIPSNEGLFQRAISQSGVVSTVAVAKKEWEIRTKDLFLERTNCNDKGDVAETLHCLQELPVENITNAMTMLDITDSQNATFQAGGLYPAADGKLIDEQMAYPKSPEDKSYTFFRSLDFMSGTLDGEGNMLYMGLSPEVQEKYNFNVTEKIPKSVLCEMTAPVFINNAVGNVPELVQEICDFYTTTESIDAQSNKVCEFSGDSTFVVPSNIILSIHARDNTLSNTYQFLVTKPSPLPFGGNPPSWFKGAGHGDDIRFFFDFSDILEIPEEKRKVVEEDQILSEKIIQYWTNFAKFGNPNGESIPKWPSYDANSKQYIILDEPIRTGENLKSGTTALLSRILENGRRRLIRDEL from the exons atgataaagttCTACATTTTTACGATAATTTTGGTAGTATCTTTGGTGAAAGGAGATGACGTGGTTAATGCCGTTGAAGTCAAAACAACGTCAGGTTGGGTTAGGGGTTATGAGGAAAACTTTGACGATGGAAAAGTATTTAGATTTGTAAAAATACCGTTTGCCAAACCTCCAATCGGAGAGCTCCGTTTCAGGCCACCTCAGCCTATTGGAGAATGGGAAAAAGTTCAAGGAATTTCTGGAGAGAAATCACCGAGTTGTCCTCAGTGGTACTTTCCTTTTCCTGGATTTAATAGTTCACAGACAGAGGAAGATTGTCTGTATCTCAATATCTATGTTCCTGGTAAAATTTCGACAGCACGAAACCTTTCAGTGATGGTATGGATCCATGGGGGCGGCTTCATTTTTGGAGCTGCTAATCAGTACAAGCCACAACCAATGGTTTTAAAAGGGGACGTCATAGTCGTTACCATCAACTACAGACTTGGACTCTTAGGCTTCTTTACAATGCATGATCCTCTGTTGTCGGGAAATTACGGAATAATGGACCAAATCGAGGCTCTCCGTTGGATTCATAACAACATTGCTTCTTTCGGTGGAAATCCGAACTCAGTGACCATCTTTGGGGAGTCAGCAGGTGGTATGGCTGTTAGTTTGCTAACTCTGATTCCATCCAACGAAGGTTTGTTTCAACGAGCTATATCTCAAAGTGGGGTAGTGTCCACCGTTGCCGTTGCAAAGAAGGAATGGGAAATAAGAACAAAAGATCTTTTTTTAGAAAGAACAAATTGCAACGACAAAGGAGATGTGGCAGAAACTCTACATTGTTTACAAGAACTACCCgttgaaaatataacaaatgcTATGACAATGCTCGATATAACGGATTCCCAAAATGCGACTTTTCAAGCTGGGGGACTATATCCAGCTGCAGATGGCAAGCTAATAGATGAACAGATGGCTTATCCGAAATCTCCTGAAGATAAAAGCTATACATTTTTCCGCTCCCTGGATTTTATGTCCGGTACTCTAGACGGTGAAGGCAATATGCTGTACATGGGCTTGTCACCTGAAGTTCaagaaaaatataactttaatgtcacagaaaaaataccaaaaagtGTTTTATGTGAGATGACAGCTCCTGTCTTTATCAATAACGCAGTGGGAAATGTTCCAGAATTAGTTCAAGAAATCTGTGATTTCTACACCACCACTGAAAGTATAGATGCCCAAAGTAATAAAGTCTGCGAGTTTTCTGGCGATTCGACCTTCGTCGTGCCAAGCAACATAATACTGTCAATTCACGCCAGAGACAATACACTGTCAAACACCTATCAATTTCTTGTAACCAAACCGAGTCCCTTGCCTTTTGGAGGAAATCCGCCATCTTGGTTTAAAGGAGCTGGACATGGAGATGACATACGTTTTTTCTTCGACTTTTCGGACATTCTGGAAATTCCGGAGGAAAAAAGGAAAGTAGTTGAGGAAGATCAAATCTTATCTGAAAAAATCATCCAATACTGGACTAACTTTGCAAAGTTTGG TAATCCAAATGGAGAGAGCATTCCAAAGTGGCCATCATATGACGCCAATAGCAAGCAATACATTATCCTCGATGAACCAATTAGAACAGGGGAAAATCTAAAGTCCGGAACAACTGCTCTTCTTAGTAGAATATTGGAAAATGGCCGTCGTCGCTTAATTCGGGATGAGTTATAA
- the LOC117683539 gene encoding carboxylesterase 1C isoform X1, translating into MFGKMTVQKSVYLCNKNMIKFYIFTIILVVSLVKGDDVVNAVEVKTTSGWVRGYEENFDDGKVFRFVKIPFAKPPIGELRFRPPQPIGEWEKVQGISGEKSPSCPQWYFPFPGFNSSQTEEDCLYLNIYVPGKISTARNLSVMVWIHGGGFIFGAANQYKPQPMVLKGDVIVVTINYRLGLLGFFTMHDPLLSGNYGIMDQIEALRWIHNNIASFGGNPNSVTIFGESAGGMAVSLLTLIPSNEGLFQRAISQSGVVSTVAVAKKEWEIRTKDLFLERTNCNDKGDVAETLHCLQELPVENITNAMTMLDITDSQNATFQAGGLYPAADGKLIDEQMAYPKSPEDKSYTFFRSLDFMSGTLDGEGNMLYMGLSPEVQEKYNFNVTEKIPKSVLCEMTAPVFINNAVGNVPELVQEICDFYTTTESIDAQSNKVCEFSGDSTFVVPSNIILSIHARDNTLSNTYQFLVTKPSPLPFGGNPPSWFKGAGHGDDIRFFFDFSDILEIPEEKRKVVEEDQILSEKIIQYWTNFAKFGNPNGESIPKWPSYDANSKQYIILDEPIRTGENLKSGTTALLSRILENGRRRLIRDEL; encoded by the exons ATGTTTGGAAAGATGACA GTTCAGAAAAGTGTCTACCtttgcaataaaaatatgataaagttCTACATTTTTACGATAATTTTGGTAGTATCTTTGGTGAAAGGAGATGACGTGGTTAATGCCGTTGAAGTCAAAACAACGTCAGGTTGGGTTAGGGGTTATGAGGAAAACTTTGACGATGGAAAAGTATTTAGATTTGTAAAAATACCGTTTGCCAAACCTCCAATCGGAGAGCTCCGTTTCAGGCCACCTCAGCCTATTGGAGAATGGGAAAAAGTTCAAGGAATTTCTGGAGAGAAATCACCGAGTTGTCCTCAGTGGTACTTTCCTTTTCCTGGATTTAATAGTTCACAGACAGAGGAAGATTGTCTGTATCTCAATATCTATGTTCCTGGTAAAATTTCGACAGCACGAAACCTTTCAGTGATGGTATGGATCCATGGGGGCGGCTTCATTTTTGGAGCTGCTAATCAGTACAAGCCACAACCAATGGTTTTAAAAGGGGACGTCATAGTCGTTACCATCAACTACAGACTTGGACTCTTAGGCTTCTTTACAATGCATGATCCTCTGTTGTCGGGAAATTACGGAATAATGGACCAAATCGAGGCTCTCCGTTGGATTCATAACAACATTGCTTCTTTCGGTGGAAATCCGAACTCAGTGACCATCTTTGGGGAGTCAGCAGGTGGTATGGCTGTTAGTTTGCTAACTCTGATTCCATCCAACGAAGGTTTGTTTCAACGAGCTATATCTCAAAGTGGGGTAGTGTCCACCGTTGCCGTTGCAAAGAAGGAATGGGAAATAAGAACAAAAGATCTTTTTTTAGAAAGAACAAATTGCAACGACAAAGGAGATGTGGCAGAAACTCTACATTGTTTACAAGAACTACCCgttgaaaatataacaaatgcTATGACAATGCTCGATATAACGGATTCCCAAAATGCGACTTTTCAAGCTGGGGGACTATATCCAGCTGCAGATGGCAAGCTAATAGATGAACAGATGGCTTATCCGAAATCTCCTGAAGATAAAAGCTATACATTTTTCCGCTCCCTGGATTTTATGTCCGGTACTCTAGACGGTGAAGGCAATATGCTGTACATGGGCTTGTCACCTGAAGTTCaagaaaaatataactttaatgtcacagaaaaaataccaaaaagtGTTTTATGTGAGATGACAGCTCCTGTCTTTATCAATAACGCAGTGGGAAATGTTCCAGAATTAGTTCAAGAAATCTGTGATTTCTACACCACCACTGAAAGTATAGATGCCCAAAGTAATAAAGTCTGCGAGTTTTCTGGCGATTCGACCTTCGTCGTGCCAAGCAACATAATACTGTCAATTCACGCCAGAGACAATACACTGTCAAACACCTATCAATTTCTTGTAACCAAACCGAGTCCCTTGCCTTTTGGAGGAAATCCGCCATCTTGGTTTAAAGGAGCTGGACATGGAGATGACATACGTTTTTTCTTCGACTTTTCGGACATTCTGGAAATTCCGGAGGAAAAAAGGAAAGTAGTTGAGGAAGATCAAATCTTATCTGAAAAAATCATCCAATACTGGACTAACTTTGCAAAGTTTGG TAATCCAAATGGAGAGAGCATTCCAAAGTGGCCATCATATGACGCCAATAGCAAGCAATACATTATCCTCGATGAACCAATTAGAACAGGGGAAAATCTAAAGTCCGGAACAACTGCTCTTCTTAGTAGAATATTGGAAAATGGCCGTCGTCGCTTAATTCGGGATGAGTTATAA